A stretch of the Esox lucius isolate fEsoLuc1 chromosome 2, fEsoLuc1.pri, whole genome shotgun sequence genome encodes the following:
- the si:dkey-42i9.4 gene encoding uncharacterized protein LOC105013499 isoform X1: protein MKTEVSTAANFISRLLKTTGLLSEEQLLHFSHSLEKSLGEHYKHHWFPNAPCRGSAYRCIRINENHKMDPVVGDAAGTIGLTREQLFSLLPSELTMWVDPYEVSYRIGEDGSICVLYESEPSSAQPDTVSNQSKGDSNRTSSASCKDELRMGMGRSKKPKSFTMIRISSS from the exons ATGAAAACTGAAGTATCCACTGCAGCGAATTTCATATCGAGATTACTGAAAACAACTGGTCTGCTATCCGAGGAGCAACTTCTGCATTTCAGCCATTCCCTCGAAAAATCTCTGGGAG aGCACTACAAACACCACTGGTTCCCTAACGCTCCGTGCCGAGGCTCAGCCTACAGATGCATCAGAATCAATGAGAACCACAAGATGGACCCTGTGGTCGGGGACGCCGCGGGCACCATCGGACTGACCCGAGAACAGCTCTTCTCCCTGTTGCCCAGCGAGCTCACCATGTGGGTAGACCCATACGAGGTGTCTTACCGGATTGGGGAGGACGGCTCCATCTGCGTTCTCTATGAATCCGAGCCATCGTCTGCACAACCTGACACAGTGTCTAACCAGAGCAAAGGGGACAGCAACAGAACCAGTTCAGCCAGCTGCAAAGATGAACTGAGAATGGGGATGGGGAGGTCCAAAAAGCCCAAGTCGTTCACAATGATAAGGATCTCTAGCAGCTAA